In Clostridium sp. DL-VIII, the following proteins share a genomic window:
- a CDS encoding VapA/VapB family virulence-associated protein: protein MKEFINVNTEYFRGYMAGYTAATANLEDDSKSGDGFGSDSVFEKVLEELAGILRDKYNLSFCKAASVINDIKAAKKGYSASYDFQYLTFYEHCIVECNGKQFTGDCSEVSLGGITGAATLYTNDFNKLCSDTSSFLIVSNPSSYLEICFFDNDVNYLGDLRYGLPRTAGVSGCSGSWN, encoded by the coding sequence ATGAAAGAGTTTATTAATGTAAACACCGAGTATTTTAGAGGTTATATGGCAGGATATACAGCAGCCACAGCAAATTTAGAAGATGATAGTAAAAGTGGCGATGGTTTTGGTAGTGATAGTGTTTTTGAAAAAGTATTGGAAGAACTTGCTGGTATTCTGAGAGATAAATATAACTTGAGTTTCTGCAAAGCTGCCAGTGTCATAAACGATATTAAGGCAGCAAAAAAGGGATATTCTGCTAGCTATGATTTTCAATATCTAACTTTTTATGAACATTGCATTGTGGAGTGTAATGGAAAGCAATTTACTGGTGATTGTTCAGAAGTTTCATTAGGTGGAATTACCGGTGCAGCTACGCTTTACACAAATGATTTTAATAAGTTGTGTAGTGATACATCATCATTTTTGATTGTGTCTAATCCATCATCGTATTTAGAAATATGCTTCTTTGATAATGATGTAAATTATCTAGGGGATTTACGATATGGATTACCTAGAACTGCTGGAGTTTCTGGCTGCTCTGGTAGTTGGAATTAA
- a CDS encoding galactose ABC transporter substrate-binding protein has product MKQLTKILAFIFSFTMIYNSQNNNIYANPDVNSRSIVNAAVLFYDYSNPHIALIKQSLEDIQNKNPDKIVFSFFDGEDNKAVQNSNLDKATKSRYDLILINLVDPTESTIQNVVDRARQRNIPIILFYVSPPENLSNIKTYKKVIFITTDPKQTGTLQGQIIIDEWNKNKKILDKNNDNVLQYIAFQGETNNLMANDRLKYAISAIEDAGIKTQKLAVITCNWNEECAKNATESLIFKYGNKIEAILSNNDSMAVGAVKALQKYGYNTGDKNKYIPVVGTGGIPESKELIKKGFMTGTVLIEPSDWAKALYAVGMNLVYGHPPLENTDYKFDETGIAFSIPYTKYISP; this is encoded by the coding sequence ATGAAGCAGCTTACAAAAATATTAGCATTTATTTTCTCTTTTACAATGATTTATAATTCTCAAAATAATAATATATATGCCAATCCAGATGTTAATTCAAGATCCATTGTTAATGCTGCTGTACTGTTTTATGATTATAGCAACCCACACATAGCTCTTATTAAGCAATCTCTAGAAGATATTCAAAATAAGAATCCAGATAAGATTGTATTTTCGTTTTTCGATGGAGAGGATAATAAAGCCGTACAAAATTCAAATTTAGATAAAGCAACGAAAAGTCGTTATGACCTCATATTAATAAATTTAGTAGATCCAACGGAAAGTACAATACAAAATGTCGTTGATAGGGCTAGACAGAGAAATATTCCAATAATTTTATTTTATGTTTCCCCACCAGAGAATTTATCTAATATTAAAACTTATAAAAAGGTTATTTTTATAACAACAGATCCAAAGCAAACGGGTACTCTTCAAGGGCAAATTATTATAGATGAATGGAATAAAAATAAAAAGATTTTAGATAAGAATAATGATAACGTACTCCAGTATATTGCATTTCAAGGGGAAACTAATAATCTCATGGCAAATGATAGGCTTAAATATGCTATTTCTGCAATTGAAGATGCAGGGATAAAAACACAAAAGCTTGCTGTAATTACTTGTAACTGGAATGAGGAATGTGCTAAAAATGCTACCGAATCTCTTATCTTTAAATATGGTAATAAAATTGAAGCCATACTTTCTAATAACGATTCTATGGCCGTAGGTGCTGTTAAAGCCTTGCAGAAATACGGATATAATACAGGAGATAAAAATAAATACATACCTGTTGTTGGTACTGGAGGAATACCGGAATCTAAAGAATTAATAAAAAAAGGTTTTATGACTGGAACTGTTTTAATAGAGCCATCTGATTGGGCTAAAGCGCTTTATGCTGTTGGCATGAATTTAGTTTATGGCCATCCGCCTCTCGAAAATACAGATTATAAGTTTGATGAAACAGGAATTGCCTTCAGTATTCCTTACACTAAATATATCAGCCCTTAA
- a CDS encoding flavin reductase yields the protein MNMNAFFSMSYGVYVISTWDNGRATGCIANSVMQVMAEPATIAISISHDNYTNQCIEKSGRFAISILGENSDPSIIGVFGFKSGKDVNKFDSIEYAIKGNMPVVAKSCSYITCEVINKMETDTHTVFLGKAIEADVLSNDTAMTYDYYHKVIKGKSPKNAPTYIKEEKPVENKAEKYVCSICGYEYSGDIPFEELPDDYTCPICGQPKSVFKKQ from the coding sequence ATGAATATGAATGCATTCTTTAGTATGTCATATGGAGTTTATGTAATTTCTACGTGGGATAATGGAAGAGCAACTGGCTGCATAGCTAATAGTGTAATGCAGGTTATGGCTGAACCAGCTACAATTGCAATAAGTATAAGTCATGATAATTACACAAATCAGTGCATTGAAAAGAGTGGAAGATTTGCAATTTCTATTTTAGGAGAAAATTCGGATCCATCAATAATTGGAGTTTTTGGATTTAAGTCCGGAAAAGATGTTAATAAATTTGATTCTATAGAATATGCTATTAAAGGAAATATGCCTGTTGTAGCTAAGAGCTGCTCTTATATTACCTGTGAGGTAATCAATAAAATGGAGACAGATACACACACTGTTTTTCTAGGAAAAGCAATAGAGGCAGATGTTCTATCAAATGATACAGCAATGACATATGATTATTATCATAAAGTTATAAAAGGAAAGAGTCCTAAAAATGCTCCAACTTATATTAAAGAGGAGAAGCCAGTGGAAAATAAGGCTGAAAAATATGTGTGCAGTATATGTGGTTATGAATATTCAGGAGATATACCGTTTGAAGAATTACCAGATGATTACACATGTCCAATATGTGGACAGCCTAAATCAGTATTTAAAAAGCAATAA
- a CDS encoding MarR family transcriptional regulator: protein MNKEEQVMSGFRELFNKMAWLNKFKMEDSFQDYKSSEVHYIECIGRNVDSNVTKLAESLYMTRGAISKMTKKLIKKGTIESYQKPDNKKEIYFRLTEEGQRIYELHEKLHKEFQERDKAVFEQVTDDEFDSMIKFLENYSRHLDKEMKKMNIDTKSDKFE from the coding sequence ATGAATAAAGAAGAACAGGTCATGAGTGGTTTCAGAGAATTATTTAACAAAATGGCTTGGCTTAATAAGTTTAAGATGGAAGACAGTTTTCAGGATTATAAGTCTTCTGAAGTACATTATATCGAATGCATTGGAAGAAATGTAGATTCCAACGTGACAAAACTTGCAGAATCCCTTTATATGACTAGGGGTGCCATAAGCAAAATGACCAAGAAGCTCATAAAAAAGGGTACCATTGAAAGTTACCAGAAGCCAGATAATAAGAAAGAAATTTATTTTCGTCTTACTGAAGAAGGCCAAAGAATTTATGAACTCCATGAAAAACTGCACAAAGAATTTCAGGAACGGGATAAAGCCGTGTTTGAGCAAGTGACTGATGATGAATTTGACAGTATGATTAAGTTTTTAGAAAACTATAGCAGGCATTTGGATAAAGAAATGAAGAAGATGAATATAGATACTAAGTCAGATAAATTTGAATAA
- a CDS encoding replication-associated recombination protein A, with protein sequence MEFMQGSLFENMNKSPLADRVRPRTLDEYIGQDHILGKGKVLRQLIEADNITSMILWGPPGVGKTTLAMIIANRTNADFITFSAVTSGIKEIKEIMSKAEQGRMLGTRTVIFVDEIHRFNKAQQDAFLPHVEKGNIILIGATTENPSFEVNSALLSRSRVFVLNSLQKEDIIKLLKNVLKDERGYGNRDIDISEELLSLIALYSNGDARTALNVLEMAVMSGELKGRSTVISKEIVEGCIQKKALLYDKNGEEHYNLISALHKSMRNSDPDAAVYWLARMLEAGEEPLYIARRLIRFASEDIGLSDPKALELTIAVYNAVHYLGMPECNVNLTQAVVYLSVAPKSNALFKAYEKAKADAQSTIAEGVPLHLRNAPTKLMAELGYGKGYRYAHDLEDKVVNMQCLPENLKAKQYYNPTDQGLEKNIKERLELIKKLKNKGRSIY encoded by the coding sequence ATGGAATTTATGCAGGGATCTCTTTTTGAAAATATGAATAAATCACCTTTGGCAGACAGAGTTAGGCCAAGAACCTTAGATGAATATATTGGCCAAGATCATATCCTTGGAAAAGGAAAGGTATTAAGACAGCTCATAGAAGCTGATAATATCACTTCTATGATTCTTTGGGGACCTCCAGGTGTTGGGAAAACTACTCTTGCTATGATCATAGCAAATAGGACTAATGCAGATTTTATTACCTTTAGCGCTGTAACCTCAGGAATAAAAGAAATTAAAGAAATAATGTCAAAAGCGGAACAAGGAAGAATGTTGGGTACTCGTACTGTAATATTTGTTGATGAGATTCATAGATTTAATAAAGCTCAGCAGGATGCTTTTTTACCTCATGTGGAAAAAGGGAATATAATTCTCATTGGAGCTACTACAGAAAACCCATCTTTTGAAGTTAACTCAGCTTTACTTTCTAGAAGCAGAGTGTTTGTACTTAATTCTTTGCAAAAGGAAGACATTATAAAATTATTAAAAAATGTATTAAAAGATGAAAGAGGCTATGGGAATAGGGATATTGATATTTCAGAAGAGCTTCTTAGTCTAATAGCTCTATATTCTAATGGTGATGCGAGAACTGCACTTAATGTACTTGAAATGGCAGTAATGAGCGGTGAGTTAAAGGGCAGATCAACAGTAATAAGTAAGGAAATTGTTGAAGGGTGTATTCAAAAGAAAGCATTATTATATGATAAAAATGGAGAAGAACACTACAATCTTATTTCAGCTCTACATAAATCTATGCGTAATAGTGACCCAGATGCAGCAGTATATTGGCTGGCGAGGATGCTGGAGGCTGGTGAAGAGCCTTTATATATAGCAAGGAGACTCATAAGGTTTGCCTCAGAGGATATTGGACTTTCTGATCCTAAGGCTCTTGAACTGACAATAGCAGTATATAATGCAGTTCATTATCTTGGTATGCCCGAGTGTAATGTGAATTTAACTCAGGCTGTGGTTTACTTGTCTGTAGCTCCTAAATCCAATGCTCTTTTTAAAGCTTATGAAAAAGCTAAAGCAGATGCTCAAAGTACGATTGCAGAAGGAGTACCACTTCATCTTAGAAATGCACCAACAAAGTTAATGGCAGAGCTTGGTTATGGTAAGGGCTATAGGTATGCTCATGATTTAGAGGATAAAGTAGTTAATATGCAGTGTCTGCCTGAAAATCTTAAAGCTAAGCAGTATTATAATCCAACAGATCAAGGACTTGAAAAGAATATAAAGGAGCGATTAGAGCTTATTAAGAAGTTGAAGAACAAGGGCAGAAGTATTTATTAG
- a CDS encoding desulfoferrodoxin family protein, translating to MKEQNFYVCKRCGNMVESLKESGAKIICCGEPMVKLEPGTVEASVEKHVPAVTYENDIVKVEVGSVLHPMIDTHYIEWILVRTENGEQRKVLKPGDEPKAEFCLCGDKPVAVYAYCNLHGLWKAEI from the coding sequence ATGAAAGAACAAAATTTTTATGTTTGTAAGCGCTGTGGGAATATGGTTGAATCTTTAAAGGAATCTGGAGCAAAGATTATATGTTGTGGTGAACCAATGGTTAAATTAGAACCAGGTACAGTAGAGGCAAGTGTGGAAAAACACGTTCCAGCTGTAACATATGAAAATGATATTGTTAAGGTTGAAGTTGGTTCTGTATTACATCCTATGATAGATACACATTATATCGAATGGATTTTAGTAAGAACAGAAAATGGTGAACAAAGAAAAGTATTAAAACCTGGAGATGAACCAAAAGCAGAATTCTGCTTATGTGGGGACAAGCCTGTTGCAGTTTACGCATACTGTAATTTACATGGATTATGGAAGGCTGAGATTTAG
- a CDS encoding tetracycline resistance MFS efflux pump — translation MSKFRSHNIHNTEQTIDKNALIFGLISVFLCGLGFTIIAPVVPFLVQPYVSNPGEQAIIVTLLTSVYAVCVFLAAPGLGALSDKYGRRPVLLVCLLGSAIGYLVFGIGGALWILFVGRIIDGITGGTISTIFAYFADIIPPNQRTKYFGWVSAIVGVGTVIGPTLGGLLAKFGYSVPMYFGAIITLLNVVYGLFFMPESLDKNNRLKEITFIRLNPFIQLSSILSMKNLKRLLVSGFLLWIPNGSLQAVLSQFTIDTFSFQPALIGLMFSIIGFQDIISQSLIMPKLLMKLSDKQIAVLGMTSEIIGYGFIAASAMLSFYPLFIVGMFIFGFGDSIFGPSFNGMLSKSVDSSEQGRIQGGSQSIQALARMIGPIIGGQIYVSLGHATPAFMGIILIAAAISVLHKGTYTNI, via the coding sequence ATGTCTAAATTTAGATCACATAATATACATAACACAGAACAAACAATAGATAAGAATGCTCTAATATTTGGTCTTATATCTGTATTTCTTTGCGGATTAGGCTTCACTATAATAGCACCTGTTGTACCATTCTTAGTACAGCCTTATGTAAGCAATCCAGGAGAGCAAGCCATAATTGTTACGCTGCTCACTTCTGTTTATGCAGTCTGCGTGTTTTTGGCGGCTCCAGGACTTGGAGCTTTAAGCGATAAATATGGCCGTCGTCCAGTACTCTTAGTATGCCTTTTAGGTTCCGCAATCGGATACTTAGTTTTTGGAATAGGAGGTGCTTTATGGATTCTATTTGTTGGACGTATAATAGATGGCATAACAGGCGGAACCATAAGCACTATCTTCGCATATTTTGCGGATATTATTCCGCCTAACCAGAGAACCAAGTATTTTGGCTGGGTGAGTGCGATTGTAGGTGTGGGTACTGTCATTGGACCTACTCTAGGAGGACTGCTTGCTAAGTTTGGTTATTCTGTACCTATGTATTTTGGAGCAATAATAACTTTACTAAATGTTGTTTATGGATTATTTTTTATGCCTGAAAGCCTTGATAAGAATAATAGGCTAAAGGAGATTACCTTTATAAGATTGAATCCATTTATACAGCTTTCGAGCATACTTTCCATGAAAAACTTGAAAAGATTGCTTGTATCAGGATTCCTGCTTTGGATACCAAACGGATCTTTACAGGCGGTTCTCTCACAATTTACAATAGATACTTTTAGTTTTCAGCCTGCACTAATAGGACTTATGTTTTCAATTATAGGCTTCCAAGATATTATTTCACAAAGCCTCATAATGCCAAAGCTCTTGATGAAACTTAGTGATAAACAGATAGCAGTTCTTGGAATGACTTCGGAGATTATAGGTTATGGTTTTATTGCAGCATCTGCTATGCTTTCTTTCTATCCTCTTTTTATTGTTGGAATGTTCATATTTGGTTTTGGTGATTCCATCTTTGGACCTTCGTTCAATGGAATGCTCTCCAAGTCTGTGGATTCTAGTGAGCAAGGAAGGATTCAAGGAGGCAGCCAGTCTATTCAGGCTTTAGCAAGAATGATTGGACCCATCATTGGAGGTCAAATCTATGTGTCACTTGGACATGCTACGCCTGCTTTTATGGGGATTATCCTTATAGCAGCAGCAATATCAGTTTTGCATAAAGGTACGTATACAAATATATAA
- a CDS encoding sodium:calcium antiporter, producing the protein MIIALIIMLASAVLIYFSCEFFVNAIEWVGKVFNVSQNAVGTVLAALGTALPESVVTLIAVVFGANASQKDVGVGAALGGPLVLSTLAYAVVGISIIIFRKKRKLGSHLEINGKKLGRDQLWFLFIFTFKVALGFVAFTIKPWLGILFFIAYGVYFFTEMSREGEKVEEKLEPLKFAPKKVNPSKSVILFQTLFSLALIFVGSQLFVHNLNTFSVYLGIPAHIVALFLSPVATELPEILNAVIWVRQGKENLALANISGSMMIQATIPSALGIMFTSWIFDESLAFSAIITFIAILFLYMTLKREHLSVKRLSLVSLFYVVFVIGMIFIV; encoded by the coding sequence ATGATTATTGCACTTATTATTATGCTTGCTTCGGCAGTTTTAATTTATTTTAGCTGTGAATTCTTTGTAAATGCTATTGAATGGGTTGGAAAGGTGTTTAATGTTTCACAAAATGCTGTAGGAACTGTTCTTGCAGCCCTTGGTACTGCCTTGCCAGAAAGTGTTGTTACTTTAATTGCTGTAGTTTTTGGGGCGAATGCCAGTCAAAAGGATGTTGGAGTTGGAGCAGCGCTTGGAGGACCTCTCGTTTTAAGTACACTTGCTTATGCTGTTGTAGGAATAAGTATTATCATCTTTAGAAAAAAGAGAAAACTTGGAAGTCATCTTGAAATTAACGGTAAGAAATTAGGGCGTGATCAGCTTTGGTTTCTATTTATTTTTACTTTCAAGGTTGCCTTAGGATTTGTTGCATTTACAATTAAACCTTGGCTTGGAATTTTATTTTTTATAGCTTATGGAGTATACTTCTTTACAGAAATGAGTAGAGAAGGTGAAAAAGTAGAAGAGAAGCTAGAACCTTTAAAGTTTGCACCTAAAAAGGTAAACCCTTCTAAGTCAGTTATCTTATTTCAAACTTTATTTTCTTTGGCTTTAATATTTGTTGGTTCACAATTATTTGTACATAATTTAAATACCTTTAGTGTTTATCTTGGTATTCCAGCCCACATTGTTGCACTGTTTTTAAGTCCAGTAGCTACAGAGCTGCCAGAGATACTCAATGCTGTTATATGGGTTAGACAGGGAAAGGAAAACCTCGCTCTTGCAAATATCAGCGGATCCATGATGATTCAAGCTACAATACCTAGTGCGTTAGGTATTATGTTCACCTCATGGATATTTGATGAAAGCCTTGCATTTTCAGCAATAATAACCTTTATTGCTATTTTATTTTTATACATGACTTTAAAAAGAGAACATTTATCAGTTAAACGCTTATCTCTTGTTTCTCTGTTTTATGTAGTTTTTGTTATAGGAATGATATTTATAGTATAA
- a CDS encoding methyl-accepting chemotaxis protein, translating into MKLRSKLTISFIIFAIIPLAIASIIVGFIVQNYNKNDAYERLDQEIALAENSISGNMNMLKSVALDSQNDELLYSYLKDSSSEELKSKLTERYKKLSDQYNVLANVIVSGKDKQALITLLTKDTDISQAKDNKPKAIDVAEKTKQLSYSGIKQSTFNGMPVYNMCMPILDEEKQILGYVIYQIDLQKLSQEYIANTKIGKSGYIFAIDGEGTTVLHPKGEEIFKKGILDTSIGKELLSKKTGNGEYEYNGVKKLISYKENAEWGLIYAANIPTSELTVVTSTVINSMLIISVIALVVSASMAALISKSLSNPINDIVKVMKVIAQGDFTNKVVVKSKDEIGIMGSSINDTMDQLRDSISGVKDNSSNVGSLSNALASNSKEMATSANEVASAIEEIASGAVNQTRELLDVTKQLDLLNAELDDIDTKISNVNISSKDAEDKAASGKDYIESLTISIDEVKQSFSLVNNKINELGNSVSKIGKITDSISEISEQTNLLALNAAIEAARAGDQGKGFAVVAEEVRKLAEESSKASGEIMNLITLVSSSTKEVIDTSRQMDELIGGQAVVVGKTIQSFDSILDSVQKIAPMVDETYNAVENAIKAKDVVVNKIEGIASVAEEVSASTEEISASAEEMFATTEEVSGIASRLDDSVNDLISKVERFKVE; encoded by the coding sequence ATGAAATTAAGGAGTAAATTAACTATCAGCTTTATTATTTTTGCTATAATACCTTTAGCTATAGCTAGTATTATAGTTGGATTTATTGTGCAAAACTACAACAAAAATGATGCATATGAAAGGTTAGATCAGGAGATAGCATTAGCGGAAAATTCTATAAGTGGAAACATGAATATGTTAAAAAGTGTTGCACTAGATAGTCAGAATGATGAACTTTTGTATAGTTATTTAAAGGATAGTTCATCAGAGGAATTAAAGAGTAAATTAACAGAAAGATATAAAAAATTGTCCGATCAATATAATGTGTTAGCAAATGTAATCGTTTCTGGGAAAGATAAACAAGCTCTAATAACATTGCTGACTAAAGATACTGATATAAGCCAAGCTAAAGATAATAAGCCAAAGGCGATTGATGTAGCAGAGAAAACAAAACAACTATCATATTCAGGTATTAAACAGAGTACATTTAATGGAATGCCTGTATACAATATGTGCATGCCAATTTTAGATGAAGAAAAACAAATACTAGGTTATGTAATATATCAAATAGATTTACAAAAGTTATCGCAAGAGTATATTGCTAATACTAAAATCGGAAAATCTGGGTATATTTTTGCCATAGATGGTGAGGGCACAACAGTACTGCATCCAAAGGGTGAAGAAATCTTTAAAAAGGGTATTTTAGATACAAGCATTGGCAAAGAGCTTTTAAGTAAAAAGACGGGAAATGGTGAGTATGAGTATAATGGCGTAAAAAAATTAATCTCATATAAGGAAAATGCAGAATGGGGTTTAATATACGCAGCTAACATTCCTACTTCGGAATTAACAGTAGTCACTAGTACTGTAATAAATTCAATGCTCATTATAAGTGTGATTGCATTGGTTGTTTCAGCAAGTATGGCTGCATTAATATCAAAAAGCTTATCAAATCCAATTAACGATATTGTAAAGGTTATGAAAGTTATAGCACAAGGTGATTTCACAAATAAAGTGGTTGTTAAGAGCAAAGATGAAATAGGGATTATGGGAAGCAGCATAAATGATACAATGGACCAATTAAGAGATTCAATATCTGGGGTAAAGGATAATAGTTCAAATGTAGGAAGCTTATCAAATGCTCTTGCAAGTAATTCAAAAGAAATGGCAACTTCAGCTAATGAGGTAGCTTCAGCAATTGAAGAAATAGCAAGCGGAGCTGTAAATCAAACACGGGAATTATTGGATGTAACTAAGCAGCTAGACCTGCTTAATGCTGAATTAGATGATATCGATACTAAAATTTCTAATGTAAATATAAGCAGCAAAGATGCAGAAGATAAAGCAGCATCAGGAAAAGACTACATTGAATCTCTAACAATATCTATAGATGAGGTGAAGCAGTCTTTCTCACTGGTAAATAATAAAATTAATGAATTAGGTAATTCTGTAAGCAAGATAGGTAAGATAACTGATTCTATCAGCGAAATCTCTGAGCAGACCAATCTTTTAGCTCTAAATGCTGCAATTGAAGCTGCAAGGGCTGGAGATCAAGGGAAAGGCTTTGCTGTAGTTGCTGAGGAAGTAAGAAAATTAGCTGAAGAATCCAGCAAGGCTTCAGGTGAGATTATGAACCTTATAACATTAGTAAGCAGCAGTACAAAAGAGGTAATTGATACTTCAAGACAAATGGATGAGCTAATTGGAGGACAGGCAGTCGTTGTAGGAAAGACCATTCAGTCATTTGACAGTATATTAGATTCAGTGCAGAAGATAGCTCCAATGGTAGATGAAACCTATAATGCAGTGGAAAATGCAATAAAAGCCAAAGATGTGGTTGTTAATAAAATTGAAGGAATAGCATCAGTTGCAGAAGAAGTATCTGCATCAACTGAAGAAATATCAGCTTCAGCAGAAGAAATGTTTGCAACGACAGAAGAAGTTTCAGGCATAGCTTCAAGATTAGATGATTCAGTAAATGATTTAATAAGCAAGGTTGAAAGATTTAAAGTAGAATAA
- a CDS encoding flavodoxin family protein: MNIIGINTSPRKDGNTAWIVNKILEGAKEQGAETQVFNVSDLDIKPCRGCWACHNSDKGCVIKDDMQKLNAAIDRANVIVFGSPIYMMQMSAQAKTLIDRLFARFSPRYSPYFQEESAAEKRLILTFNQGNPDSELFKSYIEYTKHMFELLEFDVKDVPVVTGLRNGPANEREDLKAMLKDVGSSIVLK, translated from the coding sequence ATGAATATTATAGGAATTAATACTAGTCCGCGAAAAGATGGCAATACTGCTTGGATAGTAAATAAGATACTTGAAGGTGCTAAAGAACAAGGTGCTGAGACTCAAGTCTTCAATGTCAGCGATCTTGATATCAAACCATGCCGTGGATGCTGGGCTTGCCATAATAGTGATAAGGGGTGTGTTATCAAAGATGATATGCAGAAACTTAATGCTGCAATCGATCGTGCAAATGTCATTGTTTTCGGTTCACCTATTTACATGATGCAGATGAGTGCTCAAGCTAAGACATTAATCGATAGGCTGTTTGCACGATTTTCTCCACGATACTCTCCATATTTTCAAGAAGAAAGTGCCGCTGAAAAAAGATTAATTCTTACGTTTAATCAAGGTAATCCTGATTCAGAACTGTTCAAGTCATATATTGAGTATACAAAGCACATGTTTGAGCTCTTGGAATTTGATGTTAAAGATGTACCTGTTGTTACCGGCTTGAGAAATGGACCAGCTAACGAAAGAGAAGATCTGAAGGCTATGTTAAAGGATGTAGGTTCATCGATTGTCTTGAAATAA